The proteins below are encoded in one region of Bremerella sp. P1:
- a CDS encoding DUF1553 domain-containing protein, with translation MRLLLTLLVLHLFALPIWADEKYYEQHIKPLLATKCSSCHGALKQESDLRLDAGQLIHTGGASGPVLDLEQPPESLLLSRVQSADLDLRMPPEGQGEPLTREQIEVLTTWIRTGASFPKSEDIPPDPRQHWAYQVPRKAEIPQIKNEIGEVHPIDAFLLAKLQELQLPVAPHSDPATLVRRVYLDVLGLPPTADQQHQFLSDTSPDGWSQLVDELLDDPAYGERWGRHWMDVWRYSDWDGYKNELRGSQRHIWRWRDWIIESVNADKPYDRMIAEMLAADELAPTDDKTLRATGFLARNYHKSNRNIWLDATVEHTAKAFLGMTIDCARCHDHKYDPIGQPEYYAMRAVFEPHDVRTERLPGEADLLKQGLVRAYDAKLEEPTYLYIAGNEKHPDKENPVAPGLPEVIDLPYEPAPVDLPALAVYPSLRDYVEKEQLVAATAKVKASKNGLAESKDAADKPSHQQAVVAAVAELESLQARWAADRAKYAENVEAAKQQELARRAAAAENNAKLERARHTLLVKQRALSQAESSDQAEDKQKAALEKAQKEVNQAIKQRDEAQGLVQDTDTTKYSSVGTAYPAKSTGRRSALAGWITDRRNPLTARVAVNQIWMRHFGEPLVANVFDFGLRSPEPEHVELLDWLAVDFMEHDWSMKHLHRLILTSSAYRRASSISGKDFAVNLDQDPDNQFLWRSNVRRLDAESIRDSVLHVAGSLDRTQGGPDIDFNQGEKVFRRSLYFRHAYEKQMQMLVTFDAAAPNECYRRSQSIIPQQALALSNSSLVVEQSRRLAEKLSETALESEKFIRLAFESILCRDCTTQELAACQDFLESQAERLSQPEGLTPIAGVADASVPASKDSAQRARENLVHVLFNHNDFVTVR, from the coding sequence ATGAGACTCCTCCTCACCCTCCTGGTGCTACACCTTTTCGCCCTGCCAATTTGGGCTGATGAGAAGTACTACGAACAACATATTAAGCCGCTGCTGGCCACGAAATGTTCTTCGTGTCACGGAGCGCTGAAGCAAGAGTCCGATCTGCGACTTGACGCCGGTCAACTAATTCACACCGGCGGAGCGAGTGGCCCGGTTCTTGATTTGGAGCAACCGCCGGAGAGCCTGCTGCTCAGTCGGGTTCAGTCTGCAGACCTGGATCTGCGAATGCCACCCGAGGGTCAGGGCGAGCCACTTACCCGAGAGCAGATTGAGGTGTTGACGACCTGGATACGCACTGGGGCGTCATTTCCGAAGTCAGAAGACATTCCTCCTGATCCTCGGCAGCACTGGGCCTACCAGGTGCCGCGCAAAGCAGAGATACCACAAATCAAGAACGAGATAGGCGAAGTCCATCCGATTGATGCGTTTCTGCTCGCCAAGCTTCAGGAGCTTCAGCTTCCTGTCGCACCACACTCGGATCCAGCCACTCTGGTACGAAGGGTCTATCTAGATGTGCTTGGTTTGCCGCCGACGGCAGATCAGCAACATCAATTCTTGAGCGATACGTCGCCCGATGGATGGAGCCAGCTCGTCGATGAGCTTCTCGATGATCCTGCCTACGGCGAGCGCTGGGGACGGCATTGGATGGACGTTTGGCGCTATAGTGATTGGGACGGGTACAAGAACGAGCTTCGTGGTAGCCAACGACACATTTGGCGGTGGCGCGACTGGATCATCGAATCGGTCAACGCTGACAAGCCATACGATCGAATGATAGCGGAGATGCTCGCTGCGGATGAGCTCGCTCCCACAGATGATAAAACACTACGAGCCACTGGATTTCTCGCCCGTAACTATCACAAAAGTAACCGCAATATCTGGCTTGATGCCACAGTGGAACATACGGCCAAGGCATTCCTCGGAATGACAATCGACTGCGCACGCTGCCACGATCATAAGTACGATCCAATCGGGCAACCCGAGTACTACGCAATGCGGGCAGTATTTGAACCACATGATGTTCGCACAGAAAGACTGCCTGGCGAGGCCGATCTTCTCAAGCAAGGTTTGGTACGTGCCTACGACGCAAAACTTGAAGAGCCGACCTACCTGTACATCGCGGGTAACGAGAAGCATCCTGACAAGGAAAACCCCGTTGCGCCTGGCCTTCCTGAGGTGATCGATTTGCCGTATGAACCAGCGCCGGTTGATCTCCCCGCCTTGGCTGTCTATCCCAGCTTACGTGATTACGTTGAGAAGGAGCAGTTGGTAGCTGCGACGGCTAAAGTGAAAGCCAGTAAAAATGGCCTCGCCGAGAGCAAGGACGCGGCCGACAAGCCGTCACACCAACAAGCGGTGGTTGCAGCTGTTGCGGAATTGGAGTCACTGCAAGCTCGTTGGGCAGCCGACCGGGCCAAGTATGCCGAGAATGTGGAAGCAGCCAAGCAGCAGGAACTTGCCAGGCGGGCTGCTGCGGCCGAAAACAATGCGAAATTGGAGCGAGCGCGACACACGCTGCTCGTCAAGCAAAGAGCGCTTTCTCAAGCCGAGTCGAGCGACCAGGCGGAAGATAAACAGAAGGCAGCGTTGGAAAAAGCTCAGAAAGAAGTCAATCAAGCCATCAAGCAGCGCGACGAAGCACAAGGTTTGGTTCAGGATACCGATACCACGAAATATTCGTCAGTGGGTACCGCCTATCCTGCCAAGAGTACCGGCAGGCGTTCCGCCCTGGCTGGCTGGATAACGGATCGCCGCAACCCGCTTACCGCACGTGTGGCCGTGAATCAAATTTGGATGCGTCACTTTGGTGAACCGCTAGTGGCGAATGTATTCGACTTCGGCCTCCGCTCGCCAGAGCCGGAGCATGTTGAACTACTCGATTGGTTGGCAGTCGATTTCATGGAACACGATTGGAGCATGAAGCATCTACATCGATTGATTTTGACCTCGTCAGCCTATCGTCGTGCTTCTAGCATCTCTGGTAAGGACTTCGCGGTCAACTTAGATCAGGATCCGGATAACCAGTTCCTCTGGCGGTCAAATGTTCGGCGACTAGATGCTGAGAGCATCCGCGATAGTGTGCTTCACGTCGCAGGCAGCTTGGATCGCACGCAGGGTGGTCCCGACATTGATTTCAACCAAGGAGAAAAGGTATTTCGTCGCAGCCTCTATTTTCGGCATGCATACGAGAAGCAGATGCAGATGCTTGTCACTTTCGATGCCGCCGCGCCAAACGAGTGCTATCGACGATCTCAAAGTATTATCCCGCAGCAGGCGCTTGCCTTGTCGAACAGTTCTTTGGTGGTCGAACAATCGCGTCGATTGGCGGAAAAGCTAAGCGAAACCGCTCTGGAGAGCGAGAAGTTCATCCGCTTGGCATTTGAGTCGATTCTATGTCGAGACTGTACCACCCAGGAGCTTGCTGCGTGCCAAGACTTTCTGGAAAGCCAGGCAGAGCGTCTGAGTCAGCCTGAAGGTTTAACTCCAATCGCTGGTGTGGCAGACGCGAGTGTGCCCGCTTCCAAAGATTCCGCTCAACGTGCCCGAGAGAACCTCGTGCATGTTCTCTTCAACCACAACGATTTTGTGACAGTCCGATGA
- a CDS encoding DUF1501 domain-containing protein — protein sequence MSPRKTIRTQGCPEFQNASVISRRQLLQAGALGTLGLGLGDFQARLAAAEQNHSLPRKRAKACIFLFMWGGPSQLDTFDLKPDAPAEVRGDFNPVSTKVPGTQICEHFSRVAQWTDKLAIIRSLTHDDPAHLSSGHATLTGHLAPVVKSDADPPSSKDSPHIGSLISKMRPNNGGLPSFVAMPWKALHPAAPGGEAPGQHGGWLGSAYDGMLLGGDLNDPNWRPQGLGLPADIELGRLQSRVELLKMMDAQRAGIHESLAASSFESHQTRALEMIGSAKVRSAFDLSQETPETRDRYGRNVHGQSVLMARRLVEHGVPLVSVNWHNDGKNFWDTHGDNFNRLKNDLIPPTDMALAALLQDLEDRGMLDETIVAWVGEFGRKPQISKNNAGREHWPFCYNGLLAGGGFKPGIVYGASDKHAAYPVANPVTPQDFATTILHAMGIPTAETLLDRENRPHHICSGRVLQDLLIS from the coding sequence ATGTCTCCGCGCAAGACAATTAGAACACAAGGATGTCCTGAATTCCAAAACGCCTCGGTGATCAGCCGTCGACAGTTGCTTCAAGCTGGAGCCCTCGGAACGTTGGGACTTGGCCTAGGGGATTTCCAGGCCCGCCTGGCTGCGGCCGAGCAGAATCACAGCCTGCCACGAAAGCGTGCCAAGGCGTGCATTTTCCTATTCATGTGGGGCGGACCCAGTCAACTGGATACGTTCGATCTCAAGCCGGATGCGCCGGCCGAAGTGCGGGGCGACTTTAATCCTGTTTCTACCAAGGTACCAGGAACTCAGATCTGTGAGCACTTTAGCAGAGTGGCCCAGTGGACCGACAAGCTGGCGATCATCCGCTCGCTGACGCATGACGACCCTGCTCACTTGTCGAGCGGGCATGCCACACTAACCGGTCACTTGGCACCAGTCGTGAAAAGCGATGCCGATCCGCCAAGTTCCAAGGATTCCCCTCACATTGGTTCACTCATCTCAAAGATGCGACCCAACAACGGAGGCTTGCCATCGTTTGTTGCTATGCCATGGAAAGCACTTCACCCGGCGGCTCCTGGTGGCGAGGCGCCCGGGCAACATGGCGGGTGGCTGGGGTCGGCCTATGATGGGATGCTGCTCGGTGGCGATTTGAACGATCCGAACTGGCGTCCGCAAGGTCTCGGCTTGCCCGCCGATATAGAACTGGGTCGGCTGCAGTCACGCGTCGAATTGTTGAAGATGATGGATGCGCAGCGTGCCGGTATTCACGAGTCATTAGCTGCTTCGTCCTTTGAAAGTCATCAGACAAGAGCGCTCGAGATGATCGGCTCCGCGAAGGTTCGTAGCGCGTTTGACCTTTCCCAGGAAACTCCTGAGACGCGAGATCGATATGGCCGCAATGTGCACGGGCAGTCCGTTTTGATGGCTCGCCGACTGGTCGAACATGGTGTCCCGCTGGTTTCGGTTAATTGGCATAACGATGGCAAGAATTTTTGGGATACGCACGGTGACAATTTCAATCGTTTGAAAAACGACTTGATTCCACCAACAGATATGGCGCTAGCGGCGCTGCTACAAGATCTCGAAGACCGCGGCATGTTGGACGAGACCATCGTAGCGTGGGTCGGAGAATTCGGACGCAAGCCGCAAATTAGCAAGAACAATGCTGGGCGAGAACATTGGCCATTCTGCTACAACGGTCTGTTGGCGGGTGGCGGATTCAAGCCCGGGATTGTTTATGGCGCCAGCGATAAGCACGCCGCGTATCCAGTTGCTAACCCAGTCACCCCGCAGGATTTTGCCACGACAATCCTGCATGCGATGGGTATCCCCACGGCAGAAACTCTCTTGGATCGAGAAAACCGACCTCATCACATTTGTTCCGGAAGAGTCTTGCAGGATTTGCTCATCAGCTAA
- a CDS encoding DUF1501 domain-containing protein has protein sequence MSYFTRQTDLPSESFTRRRFLNDLGLGFGSIALSSMLAKDGFSETQLQQIAPSAKSVIWLFMIGGASHLETFDPKPALNKYAGKSIEATPHAGVLKSSFLENERVVAFDPNNGFIRNKLFPMQVGFSRRGKSGLEISDWLPHVGSRADDLCLIRSMWTEDSNHGAQLQFHTGRHRVEGFFPTIGSWVNYGLGSINDNLPQFVVMGTPVADCCGGRECHRANYLGPRYDGVPLNIDPANPLPYAKPPKGTFQEEQAGQFDLLRKLNGLTVDKFPDDDALVARIRSYELAYRMQTAVPEVVQFADETKETLDLYGIEQKETKTFGQQMLAARRLVERGVRFVQVYHGSNGGAGQWDSHKGLKTNHTKLCKQIDQPLGALLKDLKRRGLLDETLVVWATEFGRTPGSQSTDGRDHHPYGFTIAMAGGGIKGGVAHGATDELGFHAVENRHYVTDIHATVLNQLGLDPRAMQVPGRKRLEKDFGHVIKEVVT, from the coding sequence ATGAGCTATTTCACCCGCCAGACCGACTTGCCCTCCGAGAGCTTTACTCGTCGTAGATTTCTCAATGACCTGGGCCTTGGTTTCGGCAGCATTGCTCTTTCGAGCATGCTGGCTAAGGATGGCTTTTCCGAAACCCAGTTGCAGCAGATAGCGCCAAGCGCCAAAAGTGTGATATGGCTGTTCATGATTGGTGGTGCTAGTCACCTTGAGACTTTTGATCCCAAACCAGCGCTCAACAAATACGCGGGCAAATCGATCGAAGCGACTCCGCATGCAGGAGTCCTGAAGTCGTCGTTTCTGGAAAACGAACGGGTCGTCGCTTTTGATCCCAATAATGGCTTTATTCGGAACAAGCTATTCCCTATGCAAGTTGGTTTCTCGCGACGAGGTAAGAGTGGGCTGGAGATAAGCGACTGGCTACCACATGTGGGTTCTCGCGCCGACGACCTCTGTTTGATTCGATCGATGTGGACGGAAGATAGCAATCACGGTGCTCAATTGCAGTTTCACACCGGACGGCATCGTGTCGAAGGATTTTTTCCCACCATCGGCTCATGGGTAAACTACGGGCTAGGATCGATCAACGACAACCTGCCGCAGTTTGTGGTGATGGGGACTCCGGTCGCTGACTGCTGTGGAGGGCGAGAGTGTCATCGGGCAAACTATCTTGGTCCCAGATATGACGGTGTTCCGCTGAACATCGACCCAGCGAACCCGCTTCCGTACGCCAAGCCTCCCAAGGGCACTTTTCAGGAAGAACAAGCCGGCCAGTTTGACTTGCTACGAAAGCTGAACGGGCTCACGGTCGATAAATTTCCAGACGATGATGCTCTCGTTGCTCGGATCCGCTCCTATGAGCTTGCCTATCGCATGCAAACGGCTGTGCCTGAAGTTGTGCAGTTCGCCGATGAAACGAAAGAGACGTTGGATCTATACGGGATTGAGCAAAAAGAGACGAAGACCTTCGGTCAACAGATGCTTGCTGCCCGCCGCTTGGTCGAGCGGGGAGTTCGGTTCGTGCAAGTTTATCACGGCAGCAATGGCGGCGCCGGACAATGGGACAGCCACAAGGGCCTCAAGACAAATCACACCAAGTTATGCAAGCAGATCGATCAGCCGCTTGGGGCATTACTGAAGGACTTGAAGCGACGTGGACTTCTCGACGAAACACTTGTTGTCTGGGCCACGGAATTCGGCCGAACACCCGGTTCCCAAAGTACGGATGGACGTGACCATCACCCTTACGGCTTCACAATTGCGATGGCCGGTGGAGGCATCAAAGGTGGTGTTGCCCATGGCGCGACGGACGAACTCGGTTTTCATGCCGTGGAGAATCGGCATTATGTAACTGATATTCATGCTACTGTCTTGAATCAATTGGGCTTAGACCCTCGTGCGATGCAGGTACCGGGAAGAAAGCGACTGGAGAAGGACTTCGGGCATGTTATTAAGGAAGTCGTTACCTGA
- a CDS encoding DUF1501 domain-containing protein, producing MLRIAAGSVMGATLPGLPVVAADSGQNGPVGFGKAKSVLIVLLSGGPSQLDTLDLKPNAPQEVRGEFQPISSTVPGISVCEHLPKLASQMKRWAIVRTMAHREHNHLLATHVALTGRPTPLPRGGSDLDRVESRNDFPNYAAALDFIRPRTDGIPSGVSLPNYLIEGPLTWPGQHAGFLGAKHDPWQINGDPNDEKFRIEALSMRDGVSLDRLQSRQQLLDDLNRGRHTLSGSRTDSLRDQRDIAYKLLNSGKLVQAFDISRESAETRERYGRNKFGQSLLLSRRMIEAGVPIVQTTMGIVQTWDTHVDNWGKLKNRLLPQLDQGLAALTDDLANSGKLDETLLIVMGEFGRTPKVSTLPGQTIPGRDHWAHAYSGLFAGAGIQGGQVLGETDAKAAYPITTSWSPADVCSTIFNAVGIDADATIYDPLSRPHHLLNGSVISNLYTGASA from the coding sequence ATGTTGCGCATTGCCGCTGGCAGCGTGATGGGAGCAACACTCCCCGGTCTGCCGGTTGTCGCTGCCGATTCGGGCCAGAATGGACCGGTCGGGTTTGGCAAGGCGAAGTCCGTTTTGATCGTGTTGCTTAGCGGTGGCCCCAGTCAACTCGATACTCTCGATCTGAAGCCGAATGCTCCGCAAGAAGTACGGGGTGAGTTTCAACCGATTTCATCGACGGTACCTGGAATCAGTGTCTGCGAACACCTTCCGAAACTGGCCAGTCAGATGAAGCGTTGGGCAATTGTGCGAACCATGGCTCATCGCGAGCACAATCATCTTCTGGCAACGCACGTGGCACTAACCGGAAGACCAACTCCGCTGCCACGAGGTGGCTCGGACTTAGACCGGGTCGAGTCGCGCAACGACTTCCCGAATTACGCGGCAGCCCTCGATTTCATACGACCCCGGACAGATGGAATTCCAAGTGGAGTGTCGTTGCCGAACTACTTGATCGAGGGACCACTCACTTGGCCCGGACAGCATGCGGGGTTCCTAGGGGCCAAGCACGACCCGTGGCAAATCAACGGCGATCCAAACGACGAGAAGTTCCGCATCGAAGCTCTCTCGATGCGTGATGGCGTTTCACTGGATCGGCTGCAGTCGCGTCAGCAATTGCTCGACGATCTGAATCGCGGTCGTCACACGTTGAGTGGAAGCAGGACTGATTCGCTTCGCGACCAGAGAGACATCGCCTACAAATTGCTCAATTCAGGAAAACTGGTCCAGGCATTTGATATTAGTCGCGAGTCTGCCGAGACACGCGAGCGATATGGCCGCAATAAGTTTGGACAGTCTTTGCTATTGTCTCGCCGCATGATTGAAGCCGGGGTGCCGATCGTGCAAACCACCATGGGAATCGTACAGACCTGGGATACCCACGTCGACAATTGGGGAAAGCTCAAGAACCGACTTCTGCCTCAACTCGATCAAGGCTTAGCAGCATTGACCGACGACTTGGCGAACTCGGGCAAGCTAGATGAAACGCTGCTGATTGTGATGGGCGAATTCGGTCGTACACCGAAGGTGTCGACGCTGCCTGGGCAAACAATCCCGGGACGCGATCACTGGGCGCACGCTTACAGTGGTCTCTTCGCAGGGGCAGGGATTCAGGGAGGTCAGGTCCTAGGAGAAACTGATGCGAAGGCTGCCTATCCGATTACAACTTCGTGGTCTCCGGCCGATGTCTGCAGCACGATCTTCAACGCGGTCGGTATCGACGCGGATGCGACCATCTATGATCCCTTGAGTCGTCCGCATCACCTTCTTAACGGATCCGTGATTTCAAACCTATACACAGGAGCCAGCGCATGA
- a CDS encoding alanine racemase — protein sequence MFDRLMSAKSMELDTPCLVIDSQVVRRNLEALQQYAQQHNLQVRPHAKTHKSLRIAREQLQMGSHGLSVAKVGEAEVLSQECDDLLIAYPAIDAQRCQRIAQLARKVNLRVAVDSRESVDALASAAKVHGATIGILVDQDVGFHRTGISSPDGVVGLAAHVLEQPDMLRFDGIFFYPGHITAPADQQQELLRQIDDQLQMTLQSCRSMGIEVEVVSGGSTPSSFQSHHITCQTEIRPGTYVFNDMNTVRGRFCDIEQCAAGVVATVVSTAVAGKVVVDAGSKALASDRNWIVPDSGFGHVIEYPDAKIVRLSEEHGEIDVSECSSKPCLGERVTVIPNHICPCVNLHDSFLWLNEFGQAERSPVDCRGMLQ from the coding sequence ATGTTCGATCGATTGATGTCGGCAAAGTCGATGGAACTGGACACACCATGTCTGGTCATCGACTCACAAGTGGTGCGTCGCAACCTCGAAGCCCTCCAGCAATACGCTCAGCAACACAATTTGCAAGTGCGCCCTCACGCCAAGACACATAAGTCACTTCGCATCGCGCGAGAGCAATTGCAAATGGGCAGTCACGGGTTGTCTGTCGCCAAAGTGGGTGAGGCGGAAGTATTGAGTCAAGAATGCGATGACTTGCTAATTGCCTACCCTGCTATTGATGCTCAAAGGTGCCAGCGGATCGCCCAGCTTGCAAGGAAGGTCAATCTAAGAGTTGCTGTGGATTCACGAGAGAGTGTCGACGCCTTGGCAAGTGCTGCCAAAGTACATGGTGCGACAATTGGGATCTTAGTCGATCAAGACGTTGGCTTTCATCGTACTGGAATATCGTCACCGGATGGGGTTGTTGGACTTGCTGCACACGTGCTAGAGCAACCAGATATGCTTCGATTTGACGGAATCTTCTTTTATCCCGGGCATATCACGGCACCAGCGGATCAACAGCAAGAGCTACTTCGACAAATTGATGACCAGCTACAAATGACTCTACAGAGTTGTCGGAGTATGGGAATCGAAGTCGAGGTCGTTTCTGGGGGCTCGACCCCATCTTCATTTCAATCACACCACATCACCTGCCAGACCGAAATACGACCAGGTACTTATGTATTCAACGACATGAATACGGTGCGAGGTCGATTTTGCGACATCGAGCAGTGCGCTGCAGGCGTAGTCGCTACGGTGGTAAGTACTGCGGTTGCTGGAAAGGTTGTTGTGGACGCCGGATCGAAGGCGCTGGCAAGTGACCGAAATTGGATCGTTCCAGACTCGGGTTTTGGCCACGTCATTGAGTATCCCGATGCTAAGATCGTACGACTCAGTGAAGAGCATGGTGAAATCGACGTTTCCGAATGCTCATCTAAGCCATGTCTTGGGGAAAGAGTAACCGTAATCCCAAATCACATTTGTCCGTGTGTGAACCTTCATGACAGCTTTCTTTGGCTTAACGAATTTGGGCAAGCTGAAAGAAGCCCTGTCGATTGCCGAGGTATGCTTCAATAA
- a CDS encoding DUF1501 domain-containing protein: MSLRPGYNPSNDWQHGGFTRRQALHAGAVGLLGLGMNHLAGLREAKADVDARPLGKAKSLIFIFLSGGLSQHDSFDMKPDAPDNIRGEFKPIATKTPGLQICEHLPLLAQRSEMWALCRSVTHGSNEHSAGHHMMLTGHSELPTGFNPNSPKRTDRASIAAIAGYATRNRQKNNLPTAVVLPERLVHNSGRVIPGQHAGEMGPKHDPWIIEASPFHNMSYGAFPEYAFDHQDRGKPDERVFQAPQLSLPHGLGMESVQGRLELLKSLRRQRRDLAHHAQVENFDRLRQGAVSLLTESSVHEALDVTHADAKDLDRYGRNSFGWSLLMARKLVNAGVSLVQVNLGNDETWDTHGNAFPHLKNNLFPPTDKAVAALLDDLKSTGELDETMIVMAGEFGRTPKITLLEKNYKLPGRDHWGALQSVFFAGGGVRGGNVIGKSDAIGAYPTERPVKPESFAATIYHALGIPATAAWYDVENRPHHIYHGEPIAELF; the protein is encoded by the coding sequence ATGAGTCTTCGACCGGGGTACAATCCGTCGAATGATTGGCAACATGGCGGCTTCACGCGTCGCCAGGCGCTACACGCCGGTGCGGTTGGACTTCTCGGTCTCGGAATGAATCACTTGGCCGGGTTGCGAGAAGCTAAGGCCGATGTCGATGCTCGTCCGCTGGGTAAGGCCAAGTCACTCATCTTCATTTTCCTGTCAGGTGGATTGTCTCAGCATGATAGCTTCGACATGAAGCCCGATGCTCCAGATAATATTCGTGGCGAGTTCAAGCCGATTGCGACGAAGACACCTGGACTGCAGATTTGCGAACACCTACCCCTCTTGGCTCAACGAAGCGAGATGTGGGCGTTATGTCGTTCGGTAACGCACGGATCGAACGAGCACTCGGCCGGTCACCATATGATGCTGACGGGACACTCCGAGCTACCAACGGGCTTCAATCCCAACAGTCCCAAAAGAACGGATCGAGCATCGATTGCCGCCATCGCGGGCTATGCCACACGGAATCGCCAGAAGAACAATCTTCCAACCGCGGTTGTCTTGCCAGAGCGACTGGTTCACAACAGCGGTCGAGTCATTCCTGGGCAACATGCCGGAGAAATGGGACCGAAGCACGATCCTTGGATCATCGAAGCATCCCCATTTCACAACATGTCGTACGGAGCTTTTCCGGAGTACGCCTTCGATCATCAAGACCGAGGCAAACCAGACGAACGAGTGTTTCAAGCTCCGCAACTGTCGTTGCCACATGGCCTCGGTATGGAATCGGTTCAGGGACGCTTGGAGTTACTAAAGTCTCTTAGGCGCCAACGTCGTGATCTGGCTCATCATGCTCAGGTTGAGAACTTCGACCGTTTGCGACAAGGTGCCGTATCGCTGCTCACGGAATCAAGCGTTCATGAGGCGCTCGATGTCACCCATGCGGATGCCAAAGACCTTGATCGCTATGGCCGCAATTCCTTCGGCTGGTCCTTGCTGATGGCGCGTAAACTGGTAAACGCAGGTGTTAGCTTGGTCCAGGTCAATCTAGGCAACGACGAAACCTGGGACACGCATGGCAACGCCTTTCCGCATTTGAAGAATAATCTCTTCCCACCGACTGACAAAGCGGTAGCTGCCTTGTTAGATGACCTGAAGTCTACGGGCGAGTTGGATGAAACCATGATCGTGATGGCGGGCGAATTTGGTCGTACACCCAAAATCACCCTGCTTGAAAAGAATTACAAACTACCGGGCCGTGATCACTGGGGCGCTTTGCAGTCAGTGTTTTTTGCGGGAGGCGGAGTTCGAGGAGGTAACGTGATCGGCAAGTCCGATGCGATAGGTGCCTACCCCACCGAGCGACCCGTAAAGCCGGAAAGTTTCGCCGCAACCATTTATCATGCCTTGGGCATTCCTGCGACGGCCGCGTGGTACGACGTAGAAAACAGACCTCACCATATATACCACGGCGAACCCATCGCCGAGTTGTTCTAG